ACGATGCCCTGGTCGACCGCGCGACCGAAGATCCACGGCCCGAGCGTCATCGGGAGGAACCACAGCGCGTAGCAGAGCGCCGAGAGCGCGATCAGCGCCTTCTGCTGCCCCAGGACCCATCGCAGGAACGCCAGCGGCGACCGGGTGTCGGGGTCCGGCGTGGGTGCGTCGTCGGAGCCGGTGTAGAACGTCGCGATCCGGGGTGGGTAGTCCTGCATGTCGTGTCTGACACTAGGCGCCGGGAGTGCCCGGCGACGAACCCTTAAACCGTGACGGTGCCCACGCGGACCGGCCCCGTGCGCCGCTCGCGTCCCGAGGCGGGCCGAGTCCCGAAGACCACCTGCGCCGGGTCCACCCCTACGGGTACCGTGGCGCACGATGACCGATGTCGAGGTGCTGGCACCGCGTGAGGTCCCGCTGGGAGGTCCCCGGGCCATGCGCGTACGTCGCACGCTGCCGCAGCGCCAGCGCTCGCTGATCGGCGCCTGGTGCTTCGTCGACCACTACGGCCCCGACGACGTCGACGAGACCGGCGGGATGGTGCTCCCCGCCCACCCGCACACCGGCCTGCAGACGGCGAGTTGGCTCTTCGGCGGCGAGCTCGAGCACCGCGACTCCGTCGGCAGCCTGGCCACCGTTCGACCCGGCGAGCTCAACCTGATGACCGCCGGCCGGGGGATCAGCCACACGGAGGTCTCGACCCCCGGCACGACCATGCTCCACGGCGCCCAGCTCTGGATCGCCCTGCCCGACGGCAGCCGCCACGTCGAGCCCCGCTTCGAGCACTTCGCTCCCGTGCCCGTCCGCGGGCCCGGCTGGGAGGCCCGGGTGTTCATCGGCTCGCTCCTCGGCGCGAGCTCGCCCGTCGAGGTGCACACCCCGCTCCTCGGCGCCGAGATCATGCTCGCCCCGGGCAGGTCCTTCGAGGTCGAGGTCGACCCCACCTTCGAGCACGGCGTGCTGCTCGACGTGGGCTCGGTCGACGTCGACGGCCAGGAGCTCGCGCCGAGCGACCTCGGGCACGTCCCCGCGGGGCGCTCCACCATCACCCTCACCGCGGCCGAGGAGGCGCGCGTGCTCCTCCTCGGCGGCCCGCCCTTCGGGGAGTCGATCGTCATGTGGTGGAACTTCATCGGCCGCAGCCACGACGAGGTCGCCGGCTACCGCCAGGCGTGGCAGGACCAGGTCGTCGTCGGGGACGGCGTGGTGGCCGACGGTCGCGACGTGGCCCCGGGCCGGTTCGGCGTGGTCGACCTCGACCTGCAGCCCATCCCCGCGCCGCCGCTGCCCAACGTCCGGCTCAAGCAACGCGGCTGAGCCCGGCTGGGCCCGGTTGTCCCCGGCGTGCGCGAGGATGCCCGCATGGAGAGCGGAGTCGGTCCCGTGGTCGGCGCCGACGGGGTGGCGCGCTGCCCCTGGGGTGCCGGCGACCCGGTCAACCGCGACTACCACGACACCGAGTGGGGCCTGCGCGTCGACGGCGAGGCCGCGCACCTCGAGCGGCTCACCCTCGAGGCATTCCAGTCGGGGCTGTCGTGGCGCACCATCCTCGACAAGCGCGAGCGCTTCCGCGCCGCGTTCGCCGGCTTCGACGCCGACACCGTCGCGGCCTTCGACGAGCGCGACGTCGAGCGGCTGATGGCCGACGCCGGCATCGTGCGCAACCGCCGCAAGGTCGAAGCGGCCGTCACCAACGCCCGCGCCACCGTCGCCCTGCGCGAGCACGGCGGGCTGGAGGCGTTCATCTGGTCCTTCCGGCCCGAGCCCGGCCCGGCGCCCCGCACCACCGCCGACGTCCCCACCACCTCGCCCGAGTCGGTCGCGCTGTCGGCGGCGCTGAAGAAGGCCGGCTTCGCCTTCGTCGGGCCGACGACGATGTACGCCCTGATGGAGGCGATCGGGCTCGTCGACGACCACCTCGCCGGGTGCCACCGGCGGGGGTGCGCCGGCTGACCTGGCACCGGAGAGCCTGTCGCCGGCACGACGCGCTGGCTAGTCTCACGCGCATGACAGCAGCCGGGCGCGTCCACGCGTTCACCCCCGACGACGCCCTCGCCGACCTCGACGCGACCGGCCTGGTCGAGGCGCTGCGCTCCGGCTCGGTCTCGGTGCCAGAGGTGGTCGAGGCCGCCATCGCCCGCACCGAGCGGGTCGACGCCGCGCTCGGTGCCGTGGCGTACGCCGCCTACGACCGGGCTCGCGAGGAGGCGCGCCACCCCCGCGGCGGCTGGTTCGCCGGGGTGCCCACCTTCGTCAAGGACAACGCCGACGTGGCCGGGATGCCGACCCAGCACGGGTCCGACGCGTTCACCGCCGAGCCGCAGGCCGCCGACGGCGACTTCGCCCGGATGTACCTCGCGACCGGGCTGATCCCGCTCGGCAAG
The sequence above is drawn from the Nocardioides sp. zg-1228 genome and encodes:
- a CDS encoding DNA-3-methyladenine glycosylase I, which gives rise to MESGVGPVVGADGVARCPWGAGDPVNRDYHDTEWGLRVDGEAAHLERLTLEAFQSGLSWRTILDKRERFRAAFAGFDADTVAAFDERDVERLMADAGIVRNRRKVEAAVTNARATVALREHGGLEAFIWSFRPEPGPAPRTTADVPTTSPESVALSAALKKAGFAFVGPTTMYALMEAIGLVDDHLAGCHRRGCAG
- a CDS encoding pirin family protein — its product is MTDVEVLAPREVPLGGPRAMRVRRTLPQRQRSLIGAWCFVDHYGPDDVDETGGMVLPAHPHTGLQTASWLFGGELEHRDSVGSLATVRPGELNLMTAGRGISHTEVSTPGTTMLHGAQLWIALPDGSRHVEPRFEHFAPVPVRGPGWEARVFIGSLLGASSPVEVHTPLLGAEIMLAPGRSFEVEVDPTFEHGVLLDVGSVDVDGQELAPSDLGHVPAGRSTITLTAAEEARVLLLGGPPFGESIVMWWNFIGRSHDEVAGYRQAWQDQVVVGDGVVADGRDVAPGRFGVVDLDLQPIPAPPLPNVRLKQRG